In a genomic window of Drosophila takahashii strain IR98-3 E-12201 chromosome 3L, DtakHiC1v2, whole genome shotgun sequence:
- the LOC108066574 gene encoding POU domain protein CF1A, protein MAATSYMTPPTSGDLDMALGGGGGGGYHTSSPRSAADAGEMKYMQHHHHHHAAAAAAAHHQLPSSPSPNGQQGNGLSLGSGLGSWSALHPDPWSLPTHHTHHHPAAAAVASVAADTVKQEMSQHLSQQTRIQQGMASPHAAWHAPHHAGHYAPTGGSPLQYHHAMNGMLHHPAHAAAAAHHQSVAPLHHALRGESPQLHIHHHMGGGGDRDAISGGEEDTPTSDDLEAFAKQFKQRRIKLGFTQADVGLALGTLYGNVFSQTTICRFEALQLSFKNMCKLKPLLQKWLEEADSTTGSPTSIDKIAAQGRKRKKRTSIEVSVKGALEQHFHKQPKPSAQEITSLADSLQLEKEVVRVWFCNRRQKEKRMTPPNTLGGDMMDGMPPGHMGHHGGYHPHHDMHGSPMGTHSHSHSPPMLSPQNMQSSAVSAHQLAAH, encoded by the coding sequence ATGGCCGCGACCTCGTACATGACCCCGCCGACGTCGGGTGATCTGGACATGGCCctcggtggcggcggcggcggtggctatCACACCTCGTCGCCGCGATCGGCGGCGGATGCCGGCGAGATGAAGTACATGCAGcaccatcaccatcatcatgCCGCCGCCGCGGCAGCCGCCCATCATCAGTTGCCCTCGTCGCCGTCGCCGAATGGTCAGCAGGGCAATGGCTTGAGTCTGGGATCGGGCCTGGGCTCATGGAGTGCCCTCCATCCGGACCCCTGGTCCCTGCCCACCCATCATACGCACCATCAtcccgccgccgctgccgttgCCTCGGTTGCAGCGGATACCGTCAAGCAGGAGATGTCGCAGCATCTCTCCCAGCAGACGCGCATCCAACAGGGCATGGCCTCGCCCCATGCCGCCTGGCACGCCCCCCATCATGCGGGTCACTATGCGCCCACGGGAGGATCACCGTTGCAGTACCATCATGCGATGAACGGTATGCTCCATCATCCGGCACATGCGGCTGCGGCGGCTCATCACCAGTCGGTGGCGCCACTGCATCATGCGTTGCGCGGCGAATCGCCCCAGTTGCACATCCATCATCACATGGGCGGCGGCGGGGATAGGGATGCCATAAGCGGCGGCGAGGAGGATACCCCTACTTCGGACGATCTGGAAGCCTTTGCCAAGCAGTTCAAGCAGCGCAGGATCAAGCTGGGCTTCACCCAGGCGGATGTGGGTCTCGCACTGGGCACCCTGTACGGCAATGTCTTCTCGCAGACGACCATTTGCCGGTTTGAAGCCCTACAGCTGAGCTTCAAGAACATGTGCAAGCTGAAGCCGCTGCTGCAGAAATGGCTGGAGGAGGCGGACTCCACCACGGGATCGCCGACTTCCATTGATAAGATTGCCGCCCAGGGGCGGAAGCGCAAGAAACGCACTAGCATTGAGGTGAGCGTGAAGGGTGCCCTCGAGCAGCATTTCCACAAGCAGCCGAAGCCATCGGCCCAGGAGATCACCTCGCTGGCTGACTCCTTGCAACTGGAAAAGGAAGTGGTTCGTGTGTGGTTCTGCAATCGAAGGCAAAAGGAGAAGCGCATGACGCCGCCGAACACACTCGGTGGCGATATGATGGACGGGATGCCGCCGGGTCATATGGGTCATCATGGTGGCTATCATCCGCATCACGATATGCACGGCAGCCCCATGGGCACCCACTCGCATTCGCACAGTCCGCCCATGTTGAGCCCACAGAATATGCAATCTTCGGCCGTTTCGGCGCATCAGTTGGCGGCCCACTAG
- the LOC138912875 gene encoding uncharacterized protein DDB_G0281497-like, with the protein MTSQVMSPQSPLGSSSAGNQANNNNNSSTNNNNNSNNNNNNNEEQVKQHQQQQQQQQQASSIAAAAAAAMYMDPMRYQHPHHPHPHPHQHPHLNPAHHPHLFHTSDQLQHSQQQPVGGTSSNSQLSPGAGSNSGLPLQPPSSASPAGSASSVLGGHLNLNPLHQHHHYQHHHHQQHHHHQQQQQQLHARRLFELSLQFGAAAAPGAVRHFNSFGGAGGAGGE; encoded by the coding sequence ATGACCAGCCAGGTGATGTCGCCGCAAAGTCCGCTGGGCAGCTCCTCGGCTGGCAATCAGgctaacaacaataacaatagcagcaccaacaacaacaataatagcaacaacaacaacaataacaacgagGAGCAAGTTaagcaacaccaacagcagcaacagcaacaacagcaggcaTCCAGCATAGCGGCCGCTGCAGCAGCCGCCATGTACATGGATCCGATGCGCTACCAACATCCGCACCacccgcatccgcatccgcaccaGCATCCGCACCTGAATCCCGCCCACCATCCGCACCTTTTCCACACGAGCGATCAGTTGCAGCACTCGCAGCAGCAGCCCGTCGGCGGTACGAGTAGCAATTCCCAATTGTCACCGGGAGCCGGCAGCAATAGTGGTTTGCCCCTTCAGCCGCCCAGTTCCGCCTCGCCAGCGGGATCCGCATCCTCGGTGTTGGGCGGCCATCTCAATCTGAATCCGCTgcaccagcaccaccactatcagcaccaccaccatcagcagcaccaccaccaccagcagcagcagcagcagttgcacgCCCGCCGTCTCTTCGAGTTGAGTCTGCAGTTCGGAGCGGCGGCGGCACCGGGAGCGGTACGACACTTCAACAGCTTCGGCGGGGCGGGCGGAGCGGGCGGGGAATAG